The Anoplopoma fimbria isolate UVic2021 breed Golden Eagle Sablefish chromosome 20, Afim_UVic_2022, whole genome shotgun sequence genome includes a window with the following:
- the LOC129110226 gene encoding cortexin-3, with product MDVPRMAEGLFSSTLSSSGGGHHVPSYLTLEQKAAFVFVLLLFIFLALLIVRCFRILLDPYRSMPSSNWTDHTEKDTFDYRIV from the coding sequence ATGGATGTGCCCAGGATGGCCGAGGGCCTCTTCAGCAGCACGCTGTCCTCGTCAGGCGGCGGCCATCACGTGCCGTCCTACCTGACGCTGGAGCAGAAGGCGGCCTTCGTCTTCgtgctgctgctcttcatctTCCTGGCCCTGCTCATAGTGCGCTGCTTCCGCATCCTGCTGGACCCGTACCGCAGCATGCCCTCGTCCAACTGGACAGACCACACCGAGAAGGACACGTTCGATTACCGCATCGTCTGA